A window of the Bacteroidia bacterium genome harbors these coding sequences:
- the lpxD gene encoding UDP-3-O-(3-hydroxymyristoyl)glucosamine N-acyltransferase — protein sequence MKLTLSQIAQITGGIVEGSDSIEVCQLAKIEEAQTGSLTFLHNPKYIPFLYTTQASAILINRDFVLERSVETALIRVPNAYAAFTQLLQLTSEDLTENLSGIEQPCYIDPTAQIGLNCYIGAFSYIGPNVVIGSNTQIYPHTYLGRGVQIGNNTRIHSNTTIYQNCHIGSHCIIHSGVVIGSDGFGFVPSANGSFQKIPQIGIVLIEDNVEIGANTCIDRATLGETRIRSGVKIDNLVQIAHNVDVGENTVIAAQSGISGSTKLGKNCMIGGQVGIVGHLNIADGTQVGAQSGISKSIKNTGKAMRGSPAQDIKLQLKIEALIRNLPDLFEKVSRLEKLVQLQELEKNQ from the coding sequence ATGAAACTAACGCTTTCACAGATTGCGCAGATAACCGGTGGGATAGTAGAAGGTTCAGATTCGATTGAGGTTTGCCAGTTAGCCAAAATAGAAGAAGCCCAAACAGGTTCCCTAACGTTTTTACATAATCCAAAGTATATTCCTTTTTTATACACAACGCAGGCTTCGGCAATACTTATAAATCGAGATTTCGTCTTAGAAAGATCTGTAGAAACCGCTTTAATTCGTGTTCCCAATGCGTATGCAGCATTTACGCAATTATTACAGTTAACTTCGGAGGATTTAACTGAAAACTTATCCGGCATTGAGCAACCTTGTTATATAGATCCTACTGCTCAAATTGGCCTAAATTGCTATATTGGTGCGTTTAGCTATATCGGGCCAAATGTTGTTATTGGCTCAAACACCCAAATTTATCCGCATACTTATTTGGGACGCGGGGTGCAAATTGGAAACAATACTCGCATACACTCAAACACTACAATTTATCAAAACTGCCATATCGGAAGCCACTGCATCATTCACAGCGGCGTAGTAATTGGTTCTGACGGCTTTGGCTTTGTGCCCAGTGCAAACGGAAGTTTTCAAAAAATCCCCCAAATAGGAATTGTTCTGATAGAAGATAATGTAGAAATCGGTGCAAATACCTGCATAGATAGAGCCACTTTGGGAGAGACCCGAATTAGAAGCGGTGTAAAAATTGATAATTTAGTTCAAATTGCCCATAACGTTGATGTTGGAGAAAATACTGTTATTGCAGCGCAAAGCGGCATTTCCGGCAGCACTAAGTTAGGCAAAAACTGCATGATAGGCGGCCAAGTTGGTATTGTAGGCCACTTAAATATAGCTGACGGAACTCAAGTAGGTGCACAGTCAGGGATTAGCAAATCTATTAAAAACACTGGAAAAGCAATGCGCGGCTCACCAGCCCAAGATATAAAACTCCAGCTTAAAATAGAAGCCCTAATCCGTAACTTACCGGACTTATTTGAGAAAGTTTCCCGCTTAGAAAAATTAGTTCAACTTCAGGAATTAGAAAAAAATCAGTAA
- a CDS encoding glycosyltransferase family 2 protein, giving the protein MSSAKLSVVIITKNEARNIARCLDTAIPVADEILVVDSFSTDNTIEICTQYKIRFVQTQWQGYTQTKNYANSLAQYDWILSLDADEVLDKSLQDSILAEKSNSFPAEGYSIRRLPYYCGKPIYYSNWNPDVKVRLFNRTKAQWQGAFIHETIVFSKPLKPALLSGLCHHFTMHSIEDHLNTINRFTTLQALERIKQNQKTTWIDFTIKPLFEFFKSYWIKKGFLDGRYGLIISMMNAYSRFLRAAKVYQLRNSSTPK; this is encoded by the coding sequence GTGTCATCCGCAAAATTATCGGTTGTTATCATTACCAAAAACGAGGCTCGTAACATAGCACGTTGCCTTGACACGGCCATTCCGGTAGCCGATGAAATTCTGGTCGTAGATTCATTCAGCACAGACAACACTATAGAAATTTGCACCCAATATAAAATTCGATTTGTTCAGACCCAATGGCAAGGCTATACCCAGACCAAAAATTATGCAAATTCATTAGCTCAATATGACTGGATACTATCATTAGATGCAGATGAAGTATTAGATAAATCACTGCAAGATAGTATTTTAGCGGAAAAATCTAACTCCTTTCCGGCAGAAGGATATTCTATCCGGAGGCTACCTTATTATTGTGGAAAGCCCATTTATTATTCCAATTGGAATCCGGATGTTAAGGTTCGGCTTTTTAATAGAACCAAAGCGCAATGGCAGGGAGCTTTTATCCATGAAACAATTGTATTTTCAAAACCCTTAAAACCAGCATTACTTTCTGGGCTTTGCCACCACTTCACGATGCACAGCATTGAAGACCACCTAAATACAATCAATCGCTTCACTACCTTGCAGGCATTGGAGCGAATCAAACAAAACCAAAAAACGACGTGGATAGACTTTACCATAAAGCCTCTATTTGAGTTTTTTAAATCTTATTGGATAAAAAAAGGGTTTTTAGATGGCCGTTACGGACTTATCATCAGTATGATGAACGCATACAGCCGTTTCCTAAGAGCAGCTAAGGTTTATCAACTGCGGAACTCTTCAACGCCTAAGTAA
- a CDS encoding DUF1003 domain-containing protein, translated as MISYISKKEINKGEEVRALDIREPTFNFIKTNLPDFDKEHYISLAELNHYRRLYLTFLIEQEKGDLAAIDKDVMQAIKSNSILSENIQEEIDAKLTLGQRIADKVASFGGSWLFIISFFLFILIWMVINIWALTAKAFDPYPFILLNLVLSCLAAIQAPIIMMSQNRQDQKDRQRAEHNYKINLKAELEIELLSEKIDHLLIHQNRRLLEIQEVQTDYLDDLMKEVKKNRQ; from the coding sequence ATGATAAGCTACATCAGCAAAAAAGAAATAAACAAAGGAGAAGAAGTCAGAGCCTTAGATATTAGAGAACCTACCTTTAACTTTATTAAAACCAATCTTCCGGATTTTGATAAAGAACACTATATTTCCCTTGCCGAGCTAAATCATTACAGAAGACTTTATTTGACCTTTTTGATAGAACAAGAAAAAGGTGATTTAGCTGCTATTGATAAAGATGTGATGCAAGCCATCAAAAGTAACTCTATTCTCTCAGAAAACATACAAGAAGAAATTGATGCGAAACTGACGCTTGGCCAGCGAATAGCTGATAAGGTAGCATCATTTGGCGGTAGCTGGTTATTTATCATTTCATTTTTTCTTTTTATTTTAATCTGGATGGTTATAAACATTTGGGCTTTGACGGCAAAAGCCTTTGATCCCTATCCGTTTATTTTGCTTAACCTTGTGCTTTCATGTTTGGCTGCTATTCAAGCTCCCATTATTATGATGAGCCAAAATAGACAAGATCAAAAAGACCGGCAAAGAGCTGAACACAACTATAAAATAAACCTAAAAGCAGAATTAGAAATAGAACTACTAAGTGAAAAAATAGACCATCTTCTGATTCATCAAAACAGAAGACTCTTAGAAATTCAGGAAGTCCAAACAGATTATTTGGATGATTTAATGAAAGAGGTCAAGAAAAACAGGCAATAA